One genomic segment of Mycolicibacterium chubuense NBB4 includes these proteins:
- a CDS encoding flavodoxin family protein codes for MNRPGTQPAQPDQERPAAPPRVLMLYYSYTGQAKRVLDAAAAVFRERGYDVTEAPIEFTEPRYAERFSRFPMRKVWPEFLGMLPAQTLQRTGDIKTPDAVRTGDYDLICIGSPTWWDTVSMPLRSFLKSHEARPVLDGKRFAVFVVCRRKWRKNLAGVRKLAEAKGGRYVDGIHFTYPGGQLPSMLSLTSYLGSGEYKERYLGVKLPPTNISDHQLEESRRFAARVADKVFGKRPQGK; via the coding sequence GTGAACCGACCGGGTACGCAACCCGCGCAACCCGACCAGGAGAGGCCGGCTGCGCCGCCGCGGGTGCTGATGCTCTACTACAGCTACACCGGACAGGCCAAGAGGGTGCTCGACGCGGCGGCCGCGGTGTTCCGAGAGCGCGGATACGACGTGACCGAGGCGCCGATCGAGTTCACCGAACCCCGTTACGCCGAGCGCTTCTCCCGCTTCCCCATGCGCAAGGTGTGGCCCGAGTTCCTCGGGATGCTGCCGGCCCAGACCCTGCAGCGCACCGGTGACATCAAGACGCCCGACGCGGTCCGCACCGGCGACTACGACCTGATCTGCATCGGGTCGCCGACGTGGTGGGACACCGTGTCGATGCCGCTGCGGTCGTTCCTGAAGTCGCACGAGGCCCGACCGGTGTTGGACGGCAAGCGTTTCGCGGTGTTCGTCGTGTGTCGCCGGAAGTGGCGCAAGAATCTCGCCGGGGTGCGCAAGCTCGCCGAGGCGAAGGGCGGCCGATACGTCGACGGCATCCACTTCACCTATCCCGGCGGGCAGCTGCCCTCGATGCTGTCGCTGACCAGTTACCTGGGATCGGGCGAGTACAAGGAGCGCTATCTCGGCGTGAAACTGCCGCCCACCAACATCAGCGACCACCAGCTCGAGGAGTCGCGGCGCTTCGCGGCGCGCGTCGCCGACAAGGTGTTCGGCAAGCGGCCCCAGGGGAAGTAG
- a CDS encoding PE-PPE domain-containing protein, which translates to MRTSFRKAGVACGAAFAAALVALSGSGAATASNSALIIGGIDIPSMSDLLMAQLLGGEFKGQERVSINWPAQAGPITGPNDMTLGDSIDVGVANLTAAINTALGKLDRDANGNVINGEKVTVVGLSAGSLVVNEVMRNMIASGDLPDPSDITFIVAEDSSRQELIKDSTKYSSKLDYTYQPAPITPYDIVVVTGEYDGMADFPDRPWNLLAVANAMAGAIVVHVPVMFTDLSKVPAENVTVDVNAKGGTTTHYLVPTATLPLVQMMPFLKPMEAQLRAKIDKGYSRNDPAPATTKALAASSVAEPTVAPVVDSTPASDTVDATPASDTSGSDAAPADAGQPPAKTDATARREARAEARAAAKADAAAARQARQEARAAAKADAAAAREARKEARTAAKAGSAGSSSGGSGSSDSSGSSE; encoded by the coding sequence ATGAGGACGTCATTTCGGAAAGCGGGGGTTGCCTGCGGAGCGGCCTTCGCTGCTGCGCTCGTCGCGCTGTCCGGTTCCGGCGCCGCGACCGCCAGCAACTCAGCTCTGATCATCGGCGGCATCGACATACCCTCCATGTCGGACCTGCTTATGGCGCAGTTGCTGGGCGGAGAGTTCAAGGGGCAGGAGCGCGTCAGCATTAACTGGCCGGCGCAGGCGGGTCCGATCACGGGCCCCAACGACATGACGCTCGGCGACTCCATCGACGTCGGGGTCGCCAACCTCACCGCCGCGATCAACACCGCGCTCGGGAAGCTCGACAGGGACGCAAACGGCAACGTGATCAACGGTGAGAAGGTCACCGTCGTCGGCCTGTCGGCCGGCTCGCTGGTGGTCAACGAGGTGATGCGGAACATGATCGCGTCGGGCGATCTGCCCGACCCGAGCGACATCACCTTCATCGTCGCCGAGGACTCCAGCCGGCAGGAACTGATCAAGGACTCGACCAAGTACAGCTCCAAGCTGGACTACACCTATCAGCCGGCACCGATCACGCCCTACGACATCGTGGTCGTCACCGGCGAGTACGACGGCATGGCCGACTTCCCGGACCGCCCGTGGAATCTGCTGGCGGTCGCCAACGCGATGGCCGGGGCGATCGTCGTCCACGTGCCGGTGATGTTCACCGACCTGTCGAAGGTGCCGGCCGAGAACGTCACGGTCGACGTGAACGCCAAGGGCGGCACCACCACTCACTACCTGGTGCCGACCGCCACCCTGCCGCTCGTGCAGATGATGCCGTTCCTCAAGCCGATGGAGGCCCAGCTCAGGGCCAAGATCGACAAGGGCTACAGCCGCAACGACCCGGCCCCGGCCACCACGAAGGCCCTCGCCGCCAGCTCCGTGGCCGAGCCGACCGTCGCACCGGTGGTCGACTCGACACCGGCGAGCGACACGGTCGACGCGACCCCGGCGAGCGACACGAGCGGAAGTGACGCCGCACCCGCGGACGCCGGGCAGCCTCCGGCCAAGACGGATGCGACCGCCCGCCGCGAGGCGCGCGCCGAGGCCAGGGCCGCCGCCAAGGCCGACGCCGCGGCCGCACGGCAAGCCCGTCAGGAAGCCAGAGCTGCCGCCAAGGCCGACGCGGCGGCCGCGCGGGAAGCTCGGAAAGAAGCCAGGACCGCTGCCAAGGCAGGGTCCGCGGGCTCCTCGTCCGGGGGATCTGGGTCGTCTGACTCGTCCGGCTCCTCGGAGTAA
- a CDS encoding flavin-containing monooxygenase, with protein sequence MNTDRLDAVIVGAGFGGMGAAIQLNRLGYDDIVILDREDDLGGTWHVNRYPGLTVDVPSTTYSYWFEPNPYWSRLYAPGAELKQYADHVAEKYGLRRYMRFNTTVDGARWDEDSQTWLVSLSGGETLRTRFLILATGYLCQPKTPDIPGIEDFGGTVLHAQEWDDAYSLEGKKAAIIGTGSTGVQLIPKLAEDVDELTVYQRTPIWVMPKFDVAFGPAAQRLFARFPVTQRLLRMSSDLFMDLMVTIAMWKFRQFRPVNSAAARIGALHRFLAIRDKGLRRKLTPNYDFGCKRPTLSNTYYRTFTKPHVHLETAGIERIEPDGIVGRDGTKRVIDTLVLATGFDVWESNLPAIPVIGREGRDLGKWWRENRFQAYEGMTVPLFPNMLTQASPYAWVGMSWFDTVEYQMRHMNRLLGELQRRGAETFEVTEEANARFLDRMLTLLDDSVFHLGDCVNSRSYWFNSSGEAPLFRPTSIRQAVKEQDRFPLSDYAIA encoded by the coding sequence GTGAACACCGATCGGCTCGATGCCGTCATCGTCGGGGCAGGCTTCGGTGGCATGGGTGCGGCAATCCAGCTCAACCGCCTCGGCTACGACGACATCGTCATCCTCGACCGCGAAGACGACCTGGGCGGCACCTGGCACGTCAACCGCTACCCGGGGCTCACCGTCGATGTGCCGTCGACCACCTACTCCTACTGGTTCGAGCCCAACCCCTACTGGTCGCGCCTCTACGCGCCGGGGGCGGAGCTCAAGCAGTACGCCGACCACGTCGCCGAGAAGTACGGCCTGCGCCGCTACATGCGCTTCAACACCACGGTCGACGGCGCCCGCTGGGACGAGGACTCGCAGACCTGGCTGGTGTCGCTGTCGGGCGGCGAGACCCTGCGCACCCGCTTCCTGATCCTCGCCACGGGCTACCTGTGCCAGCCGAAGACGCCCGACATCCCGGGTATCGAGGACTTCGGCGGCACGGTGCTGCACGCCCAGGAATGGGATGACGCCTACTCACTCGAGGGCAAAAAGGCCGCGATCATCGGCACCGGCTCCACCGGTGTCCAGCTCATCCCGAAGCTGGCCGAGGACGTCGACGAGCTCACCGTCTACCAGCGCACCCCGATCTGGGTGATGCCGAAATTCGACGTGGCCTTCGGCCCCGCCGCGCAGCGGCTGTTCGCCCGGTTCCCGGTCACCCAGCGGCTTCTGCGGATGTCCAGCGACCTCTTCATGGACCTGATGGTGACCATCGCGATGTGGAAGTTCCGCCAGTTCCGGCCGGTGAACAGCGCCGCGGCCCGGATCGGCGCCCTGCACCGGTTCCTCGCGATCCGCGACAAGGGGCTGCGCCGCAAGCTCACCCCGAACTACGACTTCGGCTGCAAGCGCCCCACGCTGTCGAACACGTACTACCGCACGTTCACCAAGCCGCACGTGCACCTGGAGACCGCCGGTATCGAGCGGATCGAACCCGACGGCATCGTCGGCCGCGACGGCACCAAGCGCGTGATCGACACCCTGGTGCTGGCCACCGGGTTCGACGTGTGGGAGTCCAATCTGCCCGCCATCCCGGTGATCGGCAGGGAAGGGCGCGATCTCGGGAAGTGGTGGCGGGAGAACCGGTTCCAGGCCTACGAGGGCATGACGGTGCCGCTGTTCCCGAACATGCTCACTCAGGCGAGCCCGTACGCGTGGGTCGGCATGTCGTGGTTCGACACCGTGGAATACCAGATGCGGCACATGAATCGGCTGCTCGGCGAGCTGCAGCGGCGTGGAGCCGAGACGTTCGAGGTGACCGAAGAGGCCAACGCCCGGTTCCTGGACCGGATGCTGACCCTGCTCGACGACTCGGTGTTCCACCTCGGCGACTGCGTGAACTCACGGTCGTACTGGTTCAACAGCTCCGGCGAAGCGCCGTTGTTCCGTCCGACCTCGATCCGCCAGGCCGTCAAGGAGCAGGACCGGTTCCCATTGAGCGACTACGCCATCGCGTGA
- a CDS encoding cutinase family protein, giving the protein MLFERFRGFLAAVLPAVAATLPIVVAPPASADPCPDIEVIFARGTGADPGLGFVGDALVNSLRSKVGGQSVGTYAVNYPAGWNFDTSAPAGAADASARVQWMADNCPNTKLVLGGMSQGAGVIDLITVDATPPGRFTATPLPPRLADHVAAVAVFGNPLRTMRGGGPLPAMSRTFGPKTIDMCALDDIFCSPGKSLPAHFAYVENGMTDQAADFVAARVR; this is encoded by the coding sequence ATGCTGTTCGAGCGTTTTCGAGGCTTTCTCGCCGCAGTGTTGCCGGCAGTGGCCGCAACTCTGCCGATCGTCGTCGCACCCCCCGCGTCGGCCGACCCGTGCCCTGACATCGAGGTGATCTTCGCTCGGGGCACCGGTGCGGATCCCGGTCTCGGCTTCGTCGGCGACGCGTTGGTGAATTCCCTGCGCTCCAAGGTCGGCGGCCAGTCGGTCGGCACGTATGCGGTGAACTATCCGGCGGGGTGGAACTTCGACACCTCGGCTCCGGCGGGTGCCGCCGACGCGTCGGCCAGGGTGCAGTGGATGGCCGACAACTGCCCGAACACGAAACTGGTGCTCGGCGGAATGTCGCAGGGTGCGGGCGTCATCGATCTCATCACCGTCGACGCGACGCCTCCCGGCCGGTTCACCGCGACGCCGCTGCCCCCTCGGCTGGCCGACCACGTCGCCGCCGTGGCCGTCTTCGGCAACCCGCTGCGCACCATGCGCGGCGGCGGACCGCTGCCGGCGATGAGTCGCACCTTCGGGCCGAAGACGATCGACATGTGCGCACTGGACGACATCTTCTGCTCACCGGGCAAGAGCCTGCCGGCGCACTTCGCCTACGTCGAGAACGGCATGACCGACCAGGCGGCGGATTTCGTGGCGGCCCGCGTCCGCTGA
- a CDS encoding SDR family NAD(P)-dependent oxidoreductase, with translation MDLQGAHVLLTGASGGIGLALAGALAGRGAQLTLTGRNSAVLEDAAARCGGTSIVADLSDHADVDRLLARVGRVDVLVANAGLPASGVLSDFSVDQIDRALAVNLRAPIVMAKVLGEQMAARGTGHLVFMSSLSGKSASAHMALYNATKFGLRGFSLALREDLRPFGVGVSTILPGPIRDAGMIADTDVKVPRLGTRTAKAVADATLAAIDENLAEVTVAPWTLKVATLLGSLAPDLAAKVARSAGGNKTIAALSEAQRDKR, from the coding sequence ATGGATCTTCAGGGCGCGCACGTATTGCTCACAGGGGCTTCGGGAGGGATCGGGCTGGCGTTGGCCGGCGCGCTGGCCGGTCGCGGGGCACAGCTCACGCTCACGGGCCGCAACAGCGCAGTCCTCGAGGACGCGGCGGCCCGGTGCGGCGGGACGTCGATCGTCGCCGATCTGAGTGACCACGCCGACGTGGATCGGTTGCTCGCCCGCGTGGGCCGGGTGGACGTGCTGGTGGCCAATGCGGGGCTCCCGGCGTCCGGCGTGCTGTCCGACTTCTCCGTCGACCAGATCGACCGTGCGCTCGCCGTGAACCTCCGGGCCCCGATCGTCATGGCGAAGGTGCTCGGCGAGCAGATGGCTGCCCGGGGCACCGGGCACCTGGTGTTCATGTCGTCGCTCTCCGGGAAGTCCGCGTCGGCGCACATGGCTCTCTACAACGCGACCAAATTTGGGCTGCGGGGGTTCTCGCTGGCGTTGCGCGAGGATCTGCGGCCGTTCGGGGTCGGCGTCTCGACGATCCTTCCGGGACCGATCCGCGACGCGGGCATGATCGCCGACACGGACGTGAAGGTTCCCCGCCTCGGCACGCGCACGGCCAAAGCCGTCGCCGACGCCACCCTGGCCGCGATCGACGAGAACCTCGCCGAGGTCACCGTCGCGCCGTGGACGCTGAAGGTGGCCACGCTGCTGGGCAGTCTCGCGCCCGATCTGGCGGCGAAGGTGGCGCGCAGCGCCGGCGGCAACAAGACGATCGCCGCTCTCAGCGAGGCTCAACGCGACAAGCGGTAG
- a CDS encoding nitroreductase family protein — MRAPIPSAAEALARLDMPLVEAMMTQRAIRRVLPDPVDDEIVLKCIELALRAPTGANGQNWEFIVVKDPRIKRKLQRRYRLAWRVFHRTSIRDIASYDDEMAKSVKAIEWQLEHFAEIPVLVIACLRLSAREGRVPYVPMPHAAASAFFGSIYPSVQNLLLAARSMGLGASLITLPLWNLTSARRILKLPTEVTPCCVVPLGWPRGRYGPTTRRPVDEVVHLDSYGNRAWFGPG, encoded by the coding sequence ATGCGTGCCCCGATTCCGTCGGCCGCCGAGGCGCTGGCACGGCTGGACATGCCGCTGGTCGAGGCGATGATGACGCAGCGCGCGATCCGGCGCGTCCTGCCCGATCCCGTCGACGACGAGATCGTGCTGAAGTGCATCGAGCTCGCGCTGCGGGCCCCCACCGGCGCCAACGGCCAGAACTGGGAGTTCATCGTCGTCAAGGACCCGCGGATCAAGCGGAAGCTGCAGCGGCGCTACCGGCTCGCGTGGCGGGTCTTCCACCGCACGTCCATCCGCGACATCGCCTCCTACGACGACGAGATGGCCAAGAGCGTGAAGGCCATCGAGTGGCAGCTTGAGCATTTCGCCGAGATCCCGGTGCTGGTGATCGCGTGTCTGCGGCTGAGCGCCAGGGAGGGGCGCGTGCCGTATGTGCCGATGCCGCATGCGGCCGCGTCCGCGTTCTTCGGGTCGATCTATCCGAGCGTGCAGAACCTGTTGCTGGCGGCACGGTCCATGGGGCTGGGTGCGTCGCTGATCACGTTGCCGCTGTGGAACCTGACGTCCGCGCGAAGGATCCTGAAGCTGCCGACAGAGGTGACCCCGTGCTGTGTCGTCCCGCTGGGCTGGCCGCGGGGCCGGTACGGGCCCACGACCCGCCGTCCGGTCGACGAAGTGGTGCATCTGGACAGCTACGGCAACAGGGCCTGGTTCGGGCCCGGATAG
- a CDS encoding cytochrome P450 yields MATETSDPVRLPPGPRWPKLVQGAVVLALRYQSIAALGRKYGPSFTLSLPALGHAVVVSDPVLVKDLFSTSRELIGRPKQNLGKEVLGEGSIFNLEGEALQARRKILLPPFHGKSMRSYERITEEEVRREIATWPEGVEFETLEPMTRITLNTILRAIFGAEGPALDKLRVLIPAAVNFGSRLALAPSVVKKDLGSWSPGGRFVKFKREVDDIIFSLMSEARSDPKFAERSDVLSLLLQARYDNGEPLSDRHIADELLTQLVAGHETTSTQLSWAIERIRRHPSVLTRLTEEVDAGGGEYMQAVLAEVQRTRPVLTAALRRTKKRIRMGEWVIPEDTIVMASTQLAMAAENSFPDAAAFKPERFVGQAPNPFAWIPFGGGMMRCIGASFATMEMEVTLRTILGEFQIEPTNAPDERIHTRGVTVAPGRGGRIVVHRRTTGPAHTSDSVPAGEHTTA; encoded by the coding sequence ATGGCAACGGAGACTTCCGACCCGGTTCGGCTGCCGCCGGGGCCGCGCTGGCCGAAGTTGGTGCAGGGCGCCGTCGTCCTCGCGCTGCGCTACCAGTCGATCGCCGCCCTCGGCCGCAAGTACGGCCCGTCGTTCACGCTGAGCCTGCCCGCACTCGGCCATGCCGTCGTGGTCAGCGACCCGGTGCTGGTCAAGGACCTGTTCAGCACCAGCCGGGAGCTGATCGGACGTCCGAAGCAGAACCTCGGCAAGGAAGTCCTCGGCGAGGGGTCGATCTTCAACCTCGAGGGCGAGGCGCTGCAGGCCCGCCGCAAGATCCTGCTGCCGCCGTTCCACGGCAAGAGCATGCGCTCCTACGAGCGGATCACCGAGGAGGAGGTGCGCCGGGAGATCGCGACCTGGCCCGAGGGCGTCGAGTTCGAGACGCTCGAGCCGATGACCCGCATCACCCTCAACACGATCCTGCGCGCCATCTTCGGCGCCGAAGGCCCGGCGCTGGACAAGCTGCGCGTGCTGATCCCGGCGGCGGTCAACTTCGGGTCCCGCCTCGCGCTGGCGCCGTCGGTGGTGAAGAAGGATCTCGGGTCCTGGAGCCCGGGCGGCCGCTTCGTCAAGTTCAAGCGCGAGGTCGACGACATCATCTTCTCGCTGATGAGCGAGGCGCGCTCGGACCCGAAGTTCGCCGAACGCTCCGATGTGCTGTCACTGCTGTTGCAGGCCCGCTACGACAATGGGGAGCCGCTGTCGGACCGGCACATCGCCGACGAACTGCTGACCCAACTCGTCGCCGGCCACGAGACCACGTCGACCCAGCTGTCCTGGGCCATCGAGCGCATCCGCCGCCATCCGTCGGTGCTGACGCGGCTGACCGAGGAGGTCGACGCCGGCGGGGGTGAGTACATGCAGGCCGTCCTCGCCGAGGTCCAACGCACCCGCCCCGTCCTCACCGCCGCGCTGCGCCGGACCAAGAAACGGATTCGCATGGGGGAGTGGGTGATTCCGGAGGACACCATCGTGATGGCCAGCACGCAGCTGGCCATGGCGGCGGAGAACAGCTTCCCCGACGCGGCAGCGTTCAAGCCCGAACGCTTCGTGGGTCAGGCGCCCAACCCCTTCGCCTGGATTCCGTTCGGCGGCGGCATGATGCGCTGCATCGGAGCCTCCTTCGCCACCATGGAGATGGAAGTGACGCTGCGGACCATCCTCGGCGAATTCCAGATCGAGCCCACCAACGCACCCGACGAACGGATCCACACCCGCGGCGTCACCGTCGCCCCCGGGCGCGGCGGTCGAATAGTGGTGCACCGGCGGACGACCGGGCCCGCCCACACCTCCGATTCGGTGCCCGCGGGCGAGCACACCACCGCGTAG
- a CDS encoding DUF2505 domain-containing protein translates to MPRAFDVSTETSAEVAAVQKAFGTRDYWLARLAAYGGDSMTLNSLEAGPDGVVVVRTTQDVRQDMLPGGIARMLPGQTTIVRTESWRPARGGTVHGEFTIAAHGVPSSGRGTMVLEPVPAGSVLRVRGTLEVRIPVVGGRIERYVADLIAKEVPQMQRFTAEWIAGEA, encoded by the coding sequence ATGCCACGCGCTTTCGACGTGTCCACCGAGACGTCGGCGGAGGTCGCCGCGGTGCAGAAGGCGTTCGGCACCCGCGACTACTGGCTGGCCCGGCTGGCCGCCTACGGCGGGGACTCGATGACGCTGAACTCGCTGGAGGCCGGGCCGGACGGCGTCGTCGTGGTCCGCACCACCCAGGACGTGCGCCAGGACATGCTGCCGGGCGGGATCGCCCGGATGCTGCCGGGGCAGACGACGATCGTCCGCACCGAATCGTGGCGGCCCGCCCGCGGCGGCACGGTGCACGGTGAGTTCACCATCGCCGCCCACGGCGTGCCCAGTTCCGGCCGGGGCACGATGGTGCTCGAGCCGGTGCCTGCCGGCTCGGTGCTGCGGGTCCGCGGCACACTCGAGGTCCGGATCCCGGTGGTGGGCGGACGCATCGAGCGCTATGTCGCCGACCTGATCGCCAAGGAGGTGCCGCAGATGCAGCGGTTCACCGCCGAGTGGATCGCCGGGGAGGCCTGA
- a CDS encoding flavin-containing monooxygenase produces MNVQQYDAIVVGAGFGGMGAAIQLRRLGYDNILILDREDDLGGTWYVNHYPGLAVDIPSPTYSYWFEPNPGWSRLYAPGSELKAYADHVADKYDLRRHMRFNSPVDGAHWDEETQVWHVGLSSGETLTARFLITATGYLSQPRNPDIPGIDDFAGRVIHSMDWDDTYSPAGERIGLIGTGATAVQLIPELSKTAAELTVYQRTPIHVVPKVDFPIPTLLRRLFARIPLLQRAFRFTTDVNLEVMMILSVINYKYFRQLNVGASYLSQLLRFVSIRDRELRAKLTPDYDFGCKRPTYSNSYYRTLAKRSVHLETSGIERVEADGIVACDGTKTQIDTLVLCTGFDIWEANIPAIEVIGRDARNLGKWWRDNGFQSYQGVTVPAFPNFLTLAGPYASSGLSYFNTMEYQMRHMDRLFGELHRRNATVFEVTEDANTRFRERMSSKLGKTVFKRGDCARSRSYYFSPTGETLVRPASTNETIRENENFPLSDYAFS; encoded by the coding sequence ATGAATGTCCAGCAGTACGACGCGATCGTCGTCGGCGCCGGTTTCGGCGGAATGGGTGCTGCAATCCAGCTCAGAAGGTTGGGTTACGACAACATCCTGATCCTGGATCGCGAGGACGACCTGGGCGGGACGTGGTACGTCAACCACTACCCCGGCCTGGCCGTGGACATCCCGTCCCCCACGTACTCCTACTGGTTCGAGCCCAACCCGGGCTGGTCGCGGCTCTATGCGCCCGGATCGGAACTCAAGGCCTACGCCGACCACGTCGCCGACAAGTACGACCTCCGCAGGCACATGCGTTTCAACAGCCCCGTCGACGGGGCCCACTGGGACGAGGAGACGCAGGTCTGGCACGTCGGGCTCTCCAGCGGCGAGACCTTGACGGCGCGGTTCCTGATCACCGCGACCGGTTATCTGTCCCAGCCGCGCAACCCCGACATCCCGGGCATCGACGACTTCGCCGGCCGGGTGATCCACAGCATGGACTGGGACGACACGTACTCCCCCGCCGGTGAGCGCATCGGGCTGATCGGCACCGGGGCCACCGCGGTCCAGCTGATTCCCGAACTGAGCAAGACGGCCGCCGAGCTCACCGTCTACCAGCGCACCCCGATCCACGTCGTGCCCAAGGTCGATTTCCCGATCCCGACGTTGCTGCGCCGGCTATTCGCGCGAATTCCCTTGCTGCAGAGGGCTTTCCGGTTCACCACCGACGTCAACCTCGAAGTGATGATGATCCTGTCGGTGATCAACTACAAGTACTTCCGCCAGCTCAACGTCGGTGCGTCGTATCTGTCGCAGCTGCTTCGCTTCGTGTCGATTCGCGACAGGGAACTGCGCGCCAAACTGACCCCTGACTACGACTTCGGCTGCAAGCGACCGACGTACTCGAACTCGTACTACCGCACGTTGGCCAAGCGCAGCGTGCACCTGGAGACCTCGGGCATCGAACGGGTGGAGGCCGACGGCATCGTGGCCTGCGACGGGACGAAGACTCAGATCGACACCCTGGTGCTGTGCACCGGATTCGACATCTGGGAAGCCAACATCCCGGCGATCGAGGTCATCGGCCGGGACGCGCGCAATCTCGGGAAATGGTGGCGCGACAACGGGTTCCAGTCCTATCAGGGAGTGACGGTCCCGGCGTTCCCCAACTTCTTGACCCTGGCCGGTCCGTATGCGTCCAGCGGTCTGTCGTACTTCAACACCATGGAGTACCAGATGCGGCACATGGACCGGTTGTTCGGTGAGCTGCACCGGCGCAATGCCACCGTGTTCGAGGTCACCGAGGACGCGAACACCCGGTTCCGCGAGAGGATGTCGTCGAAGCTCGGGAAAACGGTGTTCAAGCGAGGCGACTGCGCCCGCTCGCGGTCGTACTACTTCAGCCCGACCGGCGAGACGCTGGTGCGTCCGGCCTCGACCAACGAGACCATCCGGGAGAACGAGAACTTCCCGCTCAGCGACTACGCTTTTTCCTGA
- a CDS encoding SDR family NAD(P)-dependent oxidoreductase — translation MPLSVPGKVALVTGGASGIGAAIATELADGGAEVWIADRQADLGDELAARLRARGATAHAIELDVRSYPAFEQAVADVVDTSGRIDYLFNNAGIGIGGEIDTFSIDDWNNIIDVNLRGVVNGIQAAYPVMIRQGSGHIVNTASLAGLITMTAQAGYSATKHAVVALSKTLRLEAERHGVSVSVLCPGVVRTPILAGGRYGYNTTVDSEEMRKLGEKLRPISPEAFAARSLKAVVRGDAIIVVPRRWKLLWYLERLSPALSMRVAKESLKRTRAVAPVDR, via the coding sequence ATGCCTTTGAGCGTGCCCGGAAAAGTCGCGCTGGTCACCGGCGGTGCGTCCGGGATCGGCGCGGCGATCGCCACCGAGCTCGCCGACGGCGGCGCCGAGGTGTGGATCGCGGATCGCCAGGCCGACCTGGGCGACGAGTTGGCCGCGCGACTGCGTGCGCGGGGCGCCACGGCCCACGCCATCGAGCTGGATGTGCGGAGCTATCCCGCCTTCGAACAGGCCGTGGCGGACGTGGTCGACACCTCCGGCCGCATCGATTACCTGTTCAACAACGCCGGCATCGGCATCGGCGGCGAGATCGACACGTTCAGCATCGACGACTGGAACAACATCATCGACGTGAACCTGCGCGGCGTCGTCAACGGCATCCAGGCGGCGTATCCCGTCATGATCCGGCAGGGCTCCGGCCACATCGTCAACACCGCGTCGCTGGCCGGGCTCATCACGATGACCGCGCAGGCGGGCTACTCGGCGACCAAGCACGCCGTCGTCGCGTTGTCCAAGACGTTGCGACTCGAGGCCGAGCGCCACGGCGTGTCGGTGTCGGTGCTGTGCCCGGGCGTCGTGCGGACACCGATCCTGGCCGGAGGCCGCTACGGGTACAACACCACCGTCGACTCCGAGGAGATGCGCAAACTCGGCGAGAAACTCCGCCCGATCTCACCGGAGGCGTTCGCGGCCCGCTCGCTGAAGGCGGTCGTGCGGGGCGACGCGATCATCGTCGTCCCGCGGCGGTGGAAACTCCTCTGGTATCTGGAGAGGCTTTCGCCGGCGCTGTCGATGCGGGTGGCGAAGGAGTCGCTCAAGCGCACCCGCGCAGTCGCGCCGGTGGACCGCTGA